The Thalassotalea nanhaiensis genome has a window encoding:
- a CDS encoding cupin domain-containing protein, translated as MIKTFTTLFTLLLLISGNLCQAEESVKYNKVLFKSVLSEEDGKDIQVREAYFPPGWKAPRHYHNSNLFIYVVEGEFEVELAGSDKVTYRQGEALQMNSGIEMEARNPSATHSLKLAVFQVGNPDADFVVPVQ; from the coding sequence ATGATTAAAACGTTTACCACGCTATTCACCTTATTACTGTTAATTTCGGGGAATCTTTGCCAAGCTGAAGAGTCGGTTAAGTATAACAAGGTTTTATTTAAGAGCGTCCTTTCTGAAGAAGATGGCAAAGACATTCAAGTTAGAGAAGCTTATTTCCCACCTGGTTGGAAAGCACCAAGACATTATCACAACAGCAACTTATTTATTTATGTTGTTGAAGGTGAATTTGAAGTTGAATTAGCGGGCAGTGATAAAGTAACCTATCGTCAAGGAGAGGCGCTGCAAATGAATTCAGGTATTGAAATGGAAGCTAGAAACCCAAGTGCTACACATTCGCTGAAGTTGGCTGTTTTTCAGGTGGGTAACCCTGATGCAGATTTTGTCGTACCCGTGCAATAA
- a CDS encoding response regulator transcription factor: MFLPDKVIIADDHPLFRRALLETLKERLATTNWLQAETVEELDALLKQNTDSDLLLLDLNIPGAHGFNTLIHVRNHFPQIPVVVVSAYEDSDTINKAMSYGASGFVPKSTDVGTIFTAINQVLSGQLWTPESLNNATENDSKAEMADRIASLTQQQYKILLMFAEGLLNKQIAYDLNVSEATIKAHATAIFRKLNVRNRTQAVICLGQLDLSEGEFTQELTQ, encoded by the coding sequence ATGTTTTTACCGGATAAAGTGATTATTGCTGATGATCATCCTTTGTTTCGACGAGCATTGTTAGAAACACTAAAGGAAAGATTGGCTACTACTAATTGGCTGCAAGCTGAAACGGTAGAAGAGCTTGATGCATTGTTAAAGCAAAACACCGACTCAGATCTTTTGTTATTAGATTTAAATATTCCTGGCGCACATGGTTTTAATACCTTGATTCATGTTCGAAATCATTTTCCGCAAATACCCGTTGTTGTTGTATCAGCTTATGAAGACAGCGATACCATTAATAAAGCGATGAGCTATGGTGCTTCGGGGTTTGTGCCAAAGTCGACAGATGTTGGTACCATTTTTACTGCGATTAATCAGGTATTATCCGGTCAGTTGTGGACACCAGAATCATTAAATAATGCAACAGAAAATGATAGTAAAGCTGAAATGGCAGATCGAATTGCCAGTCTTACCCAGCAACAATATAAAATTTTATTAATGTTTGCTGAAGGCTTATTGAATAAACAAATTGCCTACGATCTCAATGTATCAGAAGCAACCATCAAAGCTCATGCTACGGCTATTTTTAGAAAGCTTAATGTTCGTAATCGCACGCAAGCGGTTATATGTCTTGGACAGCTAGATTTGTCTGAAGGTGAGTTTACCCAAGAACTTACACAATAA
- a CDS encoding hybrid sensor histidine kinase/response regulator yields the protein MFHNWQLVIIALAYIGLLFVIAYLGDKYRHKIFGKSQAIIYALTLGVYCTSWSFLGTTGQTATNIFSHIPIYLGPILLFMFAWPFIKRIIRVSLKLNLTSIADLLSSRFGKSHNLAILVTVVALIGTLPYMALQLKAIVYSFELLQIKQEVNNWQLGLITSITMAGFTIFFGIRNIDVTERHPGVMLAIAFESLIKIIAFVAIAVFVCFFLFDSPSDLWQQADVDINQQFNWPNISSMLGMLVIVMAAFLSLPRQFQVMVVELKDKKDTRFARKIFPFYLLIFAILAIPLGLAGHLLFNGSIAADAYVLMLPVKNQQVWLASLTFLGAISAASSMIIISSIALSTMLSNEIVFPLLFRSNNQQGNDYERFRLKLLNIRKFLVLIIILMGYGAFLLASDDTLASLGAIAFGCIAQLTPALVAAFYWRHASLTGVYSGIATGFSLWFLLNLLPNLGFYEQSIFLGELSNNTTATLISFTANIFVMWSISLLSRQSVHERVQAAFFNEDIEDVELPTLKKKQITGSELQLLISRFIGDEKASASFASFEQKHADMQLDEKQLHQSLINHCENTLGTVMGSASARLVINSAMQGRNINLNELAQLVEETSTQKQQDNQSLLQSAIENASEGFSIIDSQLNLVAWNTRYLELFNYPKNMVFVGCQIETLIRYNAEQGLCGQGEVEQQVSRRLHYLRSGSPHTSERQLETGQIIRIEGNPLPDGGFVMIFKNITAFRETEMVLKAENLDLESIVTERTQKLELVNKQLAVAREKSEQAHLKKSQYLKAISHDLMQPLEAARLFTSALADQNKLNDSQKRQVQNIDHSLKVANDLLINLAEVARIESGNISPDIEVFCLADLLKQIEQEFSASADEYQIELKVDDSEHWIKSDKHLLRRILQNLLTNAFRYASPGKVALAVKLENEQLLIQVIDNGPGIAADKQQLVFEQFTQLDNGKNHASNGLGLGLNITRSLSQILGHTLHLESEPNCGCNFSICVPKAEPVSQTQQAPTQQVGLQGVSVLCIDNDPQVLEGMLALLTAWQCKVYGASGTAEAKEVFNRHGDEIEILLVDYQLDNNENGIDLIKELRGLGQRQIPAILITATTDPDIENKTSKANVGYMRKMVKPAALRAMMSSMLANILKANYMPKK from the coding sequence ATGTTTCACAATTGGCAATTAGTCATTATCGCATTAGCCTATATCGGCTTGTTATTTGTCATTGCTTACTTAGGCGACAAATATCGTCATAAAATATTTGGCAAGAGCCAAGCCATTATTTATGCCTTAACGTTAGGTGTTTATTGTACTTCATGGAGCTTCCTCGGTACCACAGGGCAAACTGCTACAAATATTTTTTCTCATATACCAATTTATCTTGGGCCAATATTATTGTTCATGTTTGCCTGGCCGTTTATCAAACGTATTATCAGAGTGAGTTTAAAATTAAACTTAACCTCAATAGCCGATTTACTTTCTTCTCGTTTTGGTAAATCTCACAATTTAGCGATATTAGTGACCGTGGTCGCCTTAATTGGTACCTTGCCTTATATGGCGTTGCAACTTAAAGCCATTGTTTATTCATTTGAATTATTACAAATTAAACAAGAGGTTAATAACTGGCAACTCGGTTTAATCACCTCTATTACCATGGCTGGTTTCACCATTTTCTTCGGTATCCGTAATATTGATGTAACCGAGCGCCACCCTGGGGTAATGTTAGCTATCGCCTTTGAGTCACTAATCAAGATAATTGCTTTTGTGGCTATTGCCGTTTTCGTTTGTTTTTTTCTATTTGACTCACCATCAGATCTTTGGCAACAAGCGGATGTAGATATAAATCAACAATTTAACTGGCCGAACATATCTTCAATGTTGGGCATGTTAGTAATTGTTATGGCGGCATTTTTGTCTTTACCTCGACAATTTCAGGTAATGGTTGTTGAGCTCAAGGATAAAAAAGATACCCGCTTTGCCCGTAAAATATTCCCTTTTTATCTACTAATTTTTGCCATTTTAGCTATCCCGCTCGGGTTAGCCGGGCACTTGCTCTTTAATGGCAGTATTGCCGCCGATGCATATGTATTAATGCTACCGGTTAAAAATCAACAAGTATGGCTTGCTTCACTTACCTTTTTAGGGGCCATTTCTGCAGCAAGTTCTATGATCATTATTTCCTCTATCGCCTTAAGCACAATGCTTAGTAATGAAATTGTGTTTCCTTTACTGTTTCGTAGCAACAATCAGCAGGGTAATGATTATGAACGTTTTCGTTTAAAGCTATTAAATATTAGAAAGTTCTTGGTACTGATCATAATTTTAATGGGTTATGGCGCATTTTTGTTGGCCTCTGACGATACCTTAGCTTCATTAGGCGCGATTGCTTTTGGTTGTATTGCCCAACTTACACCAGCTTTGGTTGCTGCATTTTATTGGCGCCATGCCAGTTTAACCGGAGTGTATAGCGGTATTGCTACTGGCTTTTCATTGTGGTTTTTATTAAACCTACTGCCTAATTTAGGTTTTTATGAGCAGTCGATATTTCTTGGAGAATTATCAAATAATACCACTGCAACCTTGATCAGCTTTACCGCTAATATTTTTGTTATGTGGTCGATTTCTCTGTTAAGCAGACAAAGTGTACATGAACGTGTGCAAGCGGCATTTTTTAACGAAGATATTGAAGATGTTGAGTTGCCGACCCTTAAGAAAAAACAAATCACCGGCTCTGAATTGCAGCTATTAATATCGCGCTTTATCGGTGACGAAAAAGCCAGTGCCAGCTTCGCCAGCTTTGAACAAAAACATGCCGACATGCAACTTGATGAAAAACAACTGCATCAATCTTTAATAAACCACTGTGAAAATACTTTAGGTACAGTGATGGGCTCCGCATCAGCAAGACTTGTGATTAATTCTGCCATGCAGGGCAGAAACATTAACTTAAATGAGTTAGCACAGTTAGTTGAAGAAACCTCGACACAAAAGCAACAGGATAATCAGAGTTTATTACAAAGTGCAATTGAAAATGCCAGCGAGGGCTTTTCAATTATCGACAGCCAACTTAATTTAGTTGCCTGGAATACTCGTTATCTTGAACTCTTTAACTATCCTAAAAATATGGTTTTTGTCGGCTGTCAGATAGAAACTCTAATTCGCTATAACGCGGAACAAGGCTTATGTGGTCAAGGAGAAGTTGAACAGCAAGTCAGTAGACGACTGCATTATTTACGCAGCGGTAGCCCACATACATCCGAGCGGCAGCTAGAAACAGGGCAAATAATTCGTATTGAGGGTAACCCTTTGCCCGACGGTGGTTTTGTTATGATCTTTAAAAACATTACCGCCTTTCGTGAAACAGAAATGGTGCTAAAAGCAGAAAACCTAGATTTGGAATCAATCGTTACCGAACGCACCCAAAAACTTGAATTAGTGAATAAACAATTAGCCGTTGCCAGAGAAAAGTCTGAACAAGCACACCTTAAAAAGAGCCAATATTTAAAGGCTATCAGCCATGATTTAATGCAACCGTTAGAAGCAGCACGGTTGTTCACATCAGCATTAGCAGATCAAAATAAACTTAATGACAGTCAAAAGCGTCAAGTACAAAATATTGACCATTCATTAAAGGTCGCTAACGATTTACTAATAAATTTGGCGGAAGTTGCTCGCATTGAAAGCGGCAATATCAGTCCTGATATCGAGGTGTTTTGCTTAGCTGATTTACTTAAACAAATTGAGCAAGAGTTTTCTGCTTCTGCCGATGAGTATCAAATTGAACTGAAAGTAGATGATAGTGAGCACTGGATAAAGTCTGACAAGCATTTATTGCGCAGAATATTGCAAAATTTACTTACCAATGCATTTAGATATGCAAGCCCAGGAAAAGTTGCATTGGCAGTAAAATTAGAAAATGAACAACTTCTCATTCAGGTTATTGATAATGGCCCTGGAATTGCCGCTGACAAACAACAATTAGTATTTGAACAGTTTACCCAGCTAGACAATGGTAAAAATCATGCCAGTAATGGCTTAGGATTAGGCTTAAACATAACTCGTTCATTATCACAAATTCTTGGTCATACTCTGCATTTAGAATCCGAACCAAATTGTGGCTGTAATTTCTCTATTTGTGTACCTAAAGCTGAGCCTGTATCACAAACACAACAAGCGCCAACTCAACAAGTTGGCTTACAAGGGGTGTCGGTATTGTGTATAGACAACGATCCGCAAGTACTTGAGGGTATGTTGGCACTATTAACCGCTTGGCAATGTAAGGTATATGGTGCAAGTGGTACCGCAGAAGCAAAAGAAGTGTTTAACCGCCACGGTGATGAAATTGAAATCCTGCTTGTCGACTATCAGCTGGACAATAATGAAAACGGTATTGATTTGATCAAAGAGCTACGTGGATTGGGGCAACGTCAGATACCCGCTATATTAATTACAGCAACCACAGACCCTGACATTGAAAATAAAACGTCAAAGGCCAACGTAGGTTATATGCGTAAAATGGTGAAGCCGGCGGCTCTTAGAGCCATGATGAGTTCTATGTTGGCCAACATATTAAAAGCTAATTATATGCCAAAAAAATAG
- a CDS encoding GDCCVxC domain-containing (seleno)protein, translated as MANIILKSNITCPKCGYSKIETMPTDACQYFYECGHCNTLLKPLAGDCCVFCSYGSVKCPPIQQGDSCCE; from the coding sequence ATGGCCAATATCATACTAAAATCTAACATTACTTGCCCTAAATGTGGATATTCAAAAATAGAAACCATGCCAACGGATGCGTGTCAGTATTTTTATGAATGTGGTCACTGCAATACACTACTTAAACCACTTGCTGGTGATTGCTGCGTATTCTGTTCATACGGCAGCGTTAAATGCCCACCAATACAGCAAGGTGATAGCTGCTGCGAGTAA
- a CDS encoding sodium:solute symporter family protein codes for MDELKLYTYIAVFGSFGVYFAIAWWARAGSTSDFYVAGGGVTPIQNGMAIGADWMSAASFISMAGLIAFLGYGGSVFLMGWTGGYVLLAMLLAPYLRKHGKFTVPEFIFDRYYSKTARIVAVVCLIIASLTYIIGQMKGVGVAFSRFLEVDYGLGLGIGMMVVWVYAVLGGMKGITYTQIAQYCVLIFAYTIPAVFISLQLTGNPIPQLGLGSTLADGSGVYLLDKLDLVVTDLGFKEYTTDNMGGTLNMFAYTMSLMIGTAGLPHVIMRFFTVPSVKAARASAGYALVFIALLYTVAPAVGAMARFNLMNTIEPTAGENMVYAERPQWFKDWEKTGLLKFEDKNGDGKVQYVADADTNEMVKVDRDIMVLANPAIANLPNWVIALVAAGGLAAALSTAAGLLLAISSSISHDLMKGVLTPDLSEKAELRAGRIVMTIAILVSGYLGLNPPGFAAGTVALAFGLAASSIFPALMMGIFSKKMSGKAAVAGMISGIGITMLYVFQHKGIMFIPGTSFLGGLEQNWFFGISPNAFGAVGALVNFAVAFGVCKLTGEAPAHIQHMVENFRIPKGAGEAHAH; via the coding sequence ATGGATGAGTTAAAGCTTTATACTTATATTGCCGTATTTGGTTCGTTCGGTGTTTATTTTGCGATCGCCTGGTGGGCGCGAGCTGGTTCAACAAGTGACTTCTACGTTGCCGGTGGTGGTGTTACACCGATACAAAATGGTATGGCAATTGGTGCCGACTGGATGAGCGCCGCATCGTTTATTTCAATGGCTGGTTTAATTGCCTTTTTAGGTTACGGTGGTTCTGTATTTTTAATGGGTTGGACTGGTGGTTACGTATTACTTGCCATGTTACTAGCGCCTTACCTACGTAAACACGGTAAGTTTACCGTTCCAGAATTTATTTTTGACCGTTACTACTCAAAAACCGCACGTATAGTTGCCGTTGTTTGTTTAATTATCGCTTCATTAACCTACATCATAGGTCAAATGAAAGGTGTTGGTGTAGCGTTCTCTCGCTTCCTGGAAGTTGACTACGGCCTAGGCTTAGGCATAGGTATGATGGTTGTTTGGGTTTATGCCGTATTAGGTGGCATGAAAGGGATTACTTACACTCAAATAGCTCAGTACTGTGTACTAATTTTTGCTTACACTATTCCTGCGGTATTCATTTCATTACAACTTACTGGTAATCCAATTCCACAACTTGGTTTAGGTTCAACCCTCGCTGATGGTAGTGGCGTATATTTATTAGATAAACTTGATCTGGTCGTTACCGATTTAGGTTTTAAAGAATATACAACTGACAACATGGGCGGCACGTTAAACATGTTCGCTTATACCATGTCTCTAATGATTGGTACTGCTGGTTTACCGCATGTAATTATGCGTTTCTTCACTGTTCCTTCAGTGAAAGCTGCACGAGCTTCGGCAGGTTATGCTTTAGTATTTATCGCATTACTTTATACCGTAGCACCCGCTGTTGGCGCCATGGCACGTTTCAACTTAATGAACACAATTGAACCTACAGCTGGTGAAAATATGGTTTATGCTGAGCGTCCACAATGGTTTAAAGACTGGGAAAAAACTGGTTTATTGAAATTTGAAGATAAAAACGGTGACGGTAAAGTTCAGTACGTAGCAGACGCAGATACCAATGAAATGGTTAAAGTTGACCGTGACATTATGGTTCTGGCTAATCCGGCTATCGCAAACTTGCCTAACTGGGTTATCGCTCTGGTAGCTGCAGGTGGTTTGGCCGCTGCACTGTCCACCGCGGCAGGGTTATTATTAGCAATATCGTCCTCTATTTCCCATGACTTGATGAAAGGGGTATTAACGCCAGATCTGTCAGAGAAAGCAGAATTAAGGGCGGGACGGATAGTAATGACCATAGCAATACTGGTGTCTGGTTATCTCGGTCTCAATCCACCTGGGTTTGCCGCAGGTACTGTTGCCCTAGCCTTTGGTTTAGCTGCATCGTCAATATTCCCGGCATTAATGATGGGTATATTCTCGAAGAAAATGAGTGGTAAAGCTGCTGTTGCAGGTATGATTTCTGGTATTGGGATTACTATGTTGTACGTATTCCAACACAAGGGCATCATGTTTATACCTGGCACATCGTTCTTAGGTGGCCTAGAGCAAAACTGGTTCTTCGGAATTTCACCAAATGCATTTGGTGCAGTCGGTGCATTAGTTAACTTTGCTGTAGCGTTTGGCGTATGTAAGTTAACTGGCGAAGCGCCAGCGCATATCCAACATATGGTAGAAAACTTCCGTATTCCAAAAGGTGCTGGTGAAGCTCACGCTCACTAA
- a CDS encoding putative nucleotidyltransferase substrate binding domain-containing protein encodes MSTELADIHDFIKAIEPFDQLPDTAVARIVRNISICYVRTGEQLPPAGVQVPMLYFLRKGALAYFTENNELLGKYGEGDICTVFCNPDENLVVNVIPEEDTLLCAISCDDLKAVINDFPNVLRFFIQTGAQRLKQQVLKINEEAIMASTLMNTSIEDFYHAPVVTIDHKSSIKDAAVKMTELNFSCLVVVDGEKLSGIVTDKDLRRRCIAKGLDLNLPVSNIMTPNMEVIDVNYSAHDALIKMTSQHIHHLPVMKDGVLTGMVTVTDLMNQEGLNAVNMSSTIGKATSVEELVSISKMLPKLQIRMAKLGTTADHVGKTISAITCAFTVKLIKMAKQKYGPEPVPFAWLAAGSQARQEQFAHSDQDNALIISNDMRPEDDAWFKQLATFVSDGLAACGFIYCPGDVMATNDKWRQPQHVWQHYFERWVNTPEPMALMHSSVFFDLNCVFGDADLLNEVRANMLKQTQRNTLFIAHLSGNALKLRPPLGFFRDFVLVSSGKNKKALDLKHNGIAPIVDLARIYALSEGITAVNTIERLKQASGTPSLSKTSAANLIDAYEFLGMLRAEHQARQLQDGIEPDNFLAPKEISRLEREHLKDAFKVIKTMQSNRQSTYG; translated from the coding sequence ATGAGTACTGAACTTGCTGATATTCATGACTTTATCAAAGCGATTGAGCCATTTGATCAGTTACCCGACACAGCCGTTGCTCGCATAGTGCGCAATATTAGTATTTGCTATGTACGAACTGGCGAACAATTACCGCCAGCAGGGGTACAGGTGCCAATGCTGTATTTTTTACGTAAAGGCGCTCTTGCCTATTTCACCGAGAATAATGAGCTTTTAGGTAAATACGGAGAAGGGGATATATGTACGGTATTTTGTAATCCGGATGAAAATTTAGTTGTTAACGTCATTCCTGAAGAAGATACATTACTTTGTGCTATTAGTTGTGATGATCTAAAAGCAGTAATTAACGATTTTCCAAATGTGTTGCGCTTTTTTATTCAAACCGGAGCACAACGGTTAAAGCAACAAGTATTAAAAATTAACGAAGAAGCCATTATGGCTTCAACGTTAATGAATACTTCTATTGAAGATTTCTATCATGCACCGGTAGTGACTATTGATCATAAGTCATCAATTAAAGACGCTGCGGTTAAAATGACAGAATTAAACTTTTCCTGCCTGGTTGTCGTTGATGGTGAAAAATTATCGGGCATAGTTACCGATAAAGATTTACGCCGGCGGTGTATTGCCAAAGGGCTGGATCTTAACTTGCCAGTTAGCAACATTATGACCCCTAACATGGAAGTCATTGATGTAAATTACAGTGCCCATGATGCGTTAATTAAAATGACCAGCCAGCACATTCATCATTTACCTGTTATGAAAGATGGTGTGTTAACCGGCATGGTTACCGTAACTGATTTAATGAATCAGGAGGGATTAAATGCGGTTAATATGTCTAGCACCATTGGTAAGGCAACATCTGTTGAAGAGCTGGTTAGTATTAGTAAAATGCTACCAAAACTTCAAATTAGAATGGCAAAACTTGGCACAACTGCTGATCATGTTGGTAAAACCATAAGTGCGATAACGTGTGCATTTACCGTTAAGCTCATCAAAATGGCCAAACAAAAATATGGCCCAGAGCCTGTGCCTTTTGCTTGGTTAGCGGCAGGTTCGCAAGCACGACAAGAGCAATTTGCCCATTCTGATCAAGACAACGCGTTGATTATTTCCAATGATATGCGCCCTGAAGATGATGCTTGGTTTAAACAGCTCGCGACCTTTGTCAGTGATGGCCTGGCTGCCTGTGGATTTATTTATTGTCCAGGGGATGTGATGGCAACAAACGATAAATGGCGACAACCGCAGCATGTTTGGCAGCATTACTTTGAACGTTGGGTTAATACGCCAGAGCCGATGGCGTTAATGCATTCAAGTGTATTTTTTGATTTAAACTGTGTTTTTGGTGATGCAGATTTACTCAATGAGGTACGGGCTAATATGCTTAAACAAACGCAGCGCAATACCCTATTTATCGCCCACTTATCTGGTAATGCGTTAAAGCTGCGTCCACCACTTGGATTTTTCAGGGACTTTGTTTTAGTCTCAAGCGGTAAAAATAAAAAAGCGTTGGATTTAAAGCATAATGGCATTGCACCTATTGTTGATTTAGCTCGTATTTATGCTCTTTCTGAAGGCATAACAGCGGTTAATACTATCGAACGTCTCAAGCAAGCATCTGGCACACCTTCATTAAGTAAAACTTCTGCCGCCAACCTAATTGATGCGTACGAGTTTCTTGGTATGTTACGGGCTGAGCATCAAGCTCGTCAGTTACAAGATGGTATTGAACCGGACAATTTTTTAGCGCCAAAAGAAATTTCTCGATTAGAGCGTGAACACTTAAAAGACGCATTCAAAGTGATAAAAACCATGCAGTCTAATCGACAAAGCACTTACGGTTAG
- a CDS encoding cupin domain-containing protein — MKSLNISLVIGLILFFGLMLTSLANELPDPLAAGWQGEKVCELLNEDDKQRILRCTFEPGVGHEKHFHTAHFGYALSGGTMRLISESGTREVTLKTGSSYTSDGVEWHEVLNIGDTTVTYLIVEPKG, encoded by the coding sequence ATGAAAAGCCTAAATATTTCATTGGTTATCGGATTGATACTCTTTTTCGGATTGATGCTAACCAGTCTAGCTAATGAATTACCAGATCCTCTTGCTGCTGGTTGGCAAGGGGAAAAGGTGTGCGAACTATTAAATGAAGATGATAAGCAGCGTATATTAAGGTGTACGTTTGAGCCTGGCGTTGGTCATGAAAAACACTTTCATACGGCGCATTTTGGTTATGCGCTATCAGGCGGAACAATGCGCTTAATTTCTGAGTCTGGCACGCGCGAAGTAACCTTAAAAACCGGCAGCAGCTACACCTCTGATGGCGTTGAATGGCATGAAGTATTAAATATTGGTGATACCACCGTTACCTACTTAATCGTTGAGCCAAAGGGATAA
- a CDS encoding GFA family protein, protein MVNVKGSCQCGAIQYQVDGELLATLMCYCTECHKVSAGYGTMTVLINQSNFHLTKGTLKVWQRSSDSGNLNRAHFCGDCGNRVYHQNPDKPDIIRLKTGTLANSASYTPQAHLWLKSAPSWVVIPEDTLTFETQPSLADLLALIKEQ, encoded by the coding sequence ATGGTGAATGTCAAAGGTAGCTGCCAATGCGGCGCGATTCAATATCAGGTAGACGGTGAATTACTCGCAACGCTAATGTGTTATTGCACTGAGTGTCACAAAGTATCTGCAGGCTATGGAACGATGACTGTGCTAATAAATCAAAGTAACTTTCATCTAACTAAAGGGACTTTGAAAGTTTGGCAACGTAGCTCTGATAGTGGCAATCTTAATCGTGCCCATTTTTGTGGTGATTGTGGTAACCGTGTTTATCATCAAAACCCTGACAAACCCGATATTATTCGTTTAAAAACTGGCACTTTGGCAAACTCAGCCAGTTACACACCACAAGCTCATCTATGGCTTAAAAGTGCACCTTCCTGGGTGGTAATTCCCGAGGATACTCTTACCTTTGAAACACAACCATCATTAGCTGATTTATTAGCTTTAATAAAAGAGCAATAA
- a CDS encoding DUF4212 domain-containing protein, whose protein sequence is MESNNSYWQENLRLILICLVIWFVVSFGFGLLLVEPLNEIRVGGYKLGFWFAQQGSIYTFVGLVFWYSSQMNKLDKKHDVEEE, encoded by the coding sequence GTGGAGAGTAATAACAGTTACTGGCAAGAAAACCTTCGCCTGATACTCATCTGCCTTGTCATTTGGTTTGTAGTTTCATTTGGCTTTGGTTTGTTATTAGTAGAACCGTTAAACGAGATACGTGTTGGTGGATATAAACTAGGTTTCTGGTTTGCCCAACAGGGGTCAATTTACACGTTTGTTGGTTTAGTTTTCTGGTATTCATCACAGATGAATAAACTAGACAAAAAACATGACGTAGAAGAGGAATAA